The DNA sequence CGGAAGGCGGCCACAGCTTTGAGCGCTTCTGCCGCCGGCAGCACCTCCAGGTCGCCGAACGGGGTGCCCGGACGTGGGTTGAGGAAGTTCAGTGGAACCTCGTCGGGATCGAGCGAGGCCAGGTCTGCTGCGAACTCGGCGCGCTGCTCGAGCGTCTCGCCCATGCCGAGGATGCCGCCGCAGCAGACCTCCATGCCGGCGTCGCGGATCATGCGCAGGGTGCCCCAACGCTCTTCCCAGGTGTGGGTGGTGACCACGTTCGGGAAGTGCGAACGGGCGGTCTCGAGGTTGTGGTTGTAGCGGTGTACACCCATCGCCTTGAGTTCGTCGACCTGTTCTTGGGTCAACATGCCCAGGCTGCAGGCGATCTGGATGTCGACCTCGGCGCGGATCGCTTCGATGCCGGCAGCAACCTGCGTCATCAGGCGCTTGTCGGGACCACGTACGGCCGCCACGATGCAGAACTCGGTGGCGCCGGACTTGGCGGTCTGCTTGGCGGCCTCCACCAGAGCCGGGATGTCGATCCACGCGCTGCGCACCGGTGATGCGAACAAGCCGGACTGCGAGCAGAAATGGCAGTCCTCGGGGCAACCGCCGGTCTTGAGCGAGATGATGCCCTCGACCTCGACCTCCGGCCCGCAGTGCTTCATCCGCACGTCGTGCGCGAGCTGCAGGAGATCGGTCAATTGTTCGTCGGGCAGCTGCAGGATCTGCAGTGTCTGCTCTTTGTCGAGCCCTTCACCGCGTTCCAACACCTGCTCACGCGCGACGTCAAGAATGTCTGTGCGTACTGGTGCCTGGGTCACGTGGGGCCTCCCTCTTGTCATGAATGTTGCGGTCTCAGTGTGCCCTATCACCGTGGCCGGTCAGTTTGGGGTGGGACACATGGCACTCAGCCAATCGCGATCGAACCATCCAACTGCCTGCGACACGAAGGCCTGCCGGTCTAAAGTACCCGCCCCGGCGGGCACTTTCCCGACGATGGGCACGCCGGTGACCTGCGGCAAGTCCTCGAGATTGGACCGTTCGGCAAGATCCGGCTCGACGGGCCAGGACCCAATCACCACCCCGGCACACTCGAGACCCGCCCCGGTGATCGCGCGGACGGTGAGCTCGGTGTGGTTCAGACTGCCCAATCCCGGTGCAGCGACCACGAGTACACGAGCACCGATGGCCGCGGCGACATCGAGGATGGTCAGATCGGCAGCCAGCCGGACCAGCACACCGCCGGCGCCCTCGACAAGGACAACGTCTGATCCGGCCAGACCGTCCACTGCCGCGACGATGTCGGACAACTGCACCGACTGGGCGCCTTCGTTACGGGCGGCACGCTCGGGGGCCAGTGGATCCCGGAAACGGGCACCTTCCGCCGTTGTCCTGACGCCGGCGAGACGCACCACTTCGTCGATGTCGCCGGGATCGTCCGGACCGACCCCGGTCTGGGCGGGTTTGCACACGGCGACGTCGAGGCCACGAGCCATCACCGCCGCGGCGAGGGCCGCAGTGGTGATGGTCTTTCCCACTTCGGTGGACGTACCGGTGATGACCAGGTTCACGGATCAGAGCCCGTTCAGCACGGAGGTCACCACGCCGGCCACCGTGCGGATGTCGTCGTCGGTGAGGTCGGCGCGCACGGTGAGACGCAGGCGAGAAGTTCCAGGCGGTACCGACGGCGGCCGGAAACAGCCGACCAGCACACCCTGTTCGCGACACCGTTGCGCCGCCAGCAGAGCCTGAGCCGGATCGCCCACGATGATCGAGACGACGGCAGCCTCTGGCGGTTCGCCGCCACACAAGTGCGCCAGCAGTGCCGCGTTCGCCCGTACCCGTTCGGACAGAGTCGGTTCGTCGCGGAGCACCGCGAGGGCGGCCTGGGCGGCTCCCGCCGCGGCCGGCGCCAGCCCGGTGTCGAAGATGAAGCTACGCGCCCGGTCGATGAGGTGGTCGCGGACCGCCTCTGTACCGAGCACCACTCCCCCTTGTGCGCCAAGGGATTTCGAGAGCACTGTGGTGGTCACCAGATCAGGGGCGCCGGCCAGACCCGCCTCGTCCAGCACTCCGCGCCCGCCGGAGCCACGGACGCCCAACGCGTGCGCCTCGTCCACCAGCAGGATCGCTCCGTGCTCG is a window from the Williamsia sp. DF01-3 genome containing:
- the bioB gene encoding biotin synthase BioB, coding for MTQAPVRTDILDVAREQVLERGEGLDKEQTLQILQLPDEQLTDLLQLAHDVRMKHCGPEVEVEGIISLKTGGCPEDCHFCSQSGLFASPVRSAWIDIPALVEAAKQTAKSGATEFCIVAAVRGPDKRLMTQVAAGIEAIRAEVDIQIACSLGMLTQEQVDELKAMGVHRYNHNLETARSHFPNVVTTHTWEERWGTLRMIRDAGMEVCCGGILGMGETLEQRAEFAADLASLDPDEVPLNFLNPRPGTPFGDLEVLPAAEALKAVAAFRLALPRTILRFAGGREITLGDLGAKQGILGGINAVIVGNYLTTLGRPAETDLDLLEELQMPIKALNDSI
- the bioD gene encoding dethiobiotin synthase, whose amino-acid sequence is MNLVITGTSTEVGKTITTAALAAAVMARGLDVAVCKPAQTGVGPDDPGDIDEVVRLAGVRTTAEGARFRDPLAPERAARNEGAQSVQLSDIVAAVDGLAGSDVVLVEGAGGVLVRLAADLTILDVAAAIGARVLVVAAPGLGSLNHTELTVRAITGAGLECAGVVIGSWPVEPDLAERSNLEDLPQVTGVPIVGKVPAGAGTLDRQAFVSQAVGWFDRDWLSAMCPTPN